TTCTAAGAAAAGAATCCATGTAAGAAGTTTTTCTTCTTATAATCTATGACATTTTACATGGAGGATGAATTCCTTGGTCTGTTTGAACAGGAAAATCAAACTCTGCATTTTATTTTCAcatcttgttttttttttatatatatatttctcagaAGGAAAATCACTTAAGGACGACGATGTATTACAAAACCTACCAGTTGGGACCACGGCAACCATATATTTTAGGGACCTGGGTCCACAGATCGGGTGGACAATGGTAAGAGCCTGtgacctacagtactgtagattCAAACTGCAGTCCCCCATTGGACTCTTATGGACTTTTAACATTTGACAAGAGCCTCTTCTTTCAGCTATCAAGTTCAGGTTTCATGTTAATTTGACATGTGTAATGAATACATTGGACATCTTACCTGGGTCCAACCTCTTCCGCTGTTGGCAGGTGTTTTTAGCGGAGTACATTGGCCCCCTGTTTATTTACCTCCTGTTCTATTTCCGAGTTCCCTATATCTACTCACAGCAGGACGCCTTCACCTCCAGCTCCAACTCAGTGGTCACGTAAGTCAGTCTCTAATACACCCAATAACATACTGATTGGCTTCAGATGAGATCCAATCTAAcattcatctgtctctctctttctttgcctCCATCCAAtgtccccttctctcttcctcacgtttctatctctctccccacacctctctctctctcccccacacctctctctctctcccccactctctctctctctccccccactctctctctctccccccactctctctctctccccccacatctctcgctctctctcccccccacatctctctctctcttcctctcgtttctatctctccccacacctctctctctctcccccactctctctctctctcccccccacatctctctctctcttcctctcgtttctatctctccccacacctctctctctctcccccactctctctctctctcccccccacatctctctctctcttcctctcgtttctatctctccccacacctctctctctctcccccactctctctccccccactctctctctctccccccacacctctctctccccacatctctcgctctctcccccccccacattgctctctctctccccacctctctctccccccacctctctcgctctctctccccaccccctctctctctccccaccccctctctctctccccccacccctgtctctctcccccccctctctctctccccacctctctctcgtctctcgtcTCGCTCTCCTTCAGACTAGCCTGTGCCTGTCACACCTGCCACTACATCAAGAGATTGATTGAGACTATCTTTGTGCACCGGTTCTCCCATGGCACCATGCCTCTCAGGACTATAGTCAGGGTACGGACTTCCTCTGCTCCACTTGGGCTACTTTACTTCGAAGCCAtgtattttacagtattactAGTGTACTTTACAGTGCTAATTTAAATGTGGGTCATAATTTACAGTATATGGACAATAACAACCACTGCTCCTCACATTCTCAATACAAAACATAGTCACTCTCTGTCTTTGTCCTATCAAAGGTTTGTAatacactgctactactgcagTATTATCTGCAGAACATCAAGATATCattagaaatatttttttttacaatatattggcctcccgagtggcacagcggtctaaggcactgcatctcagtgcttgaggcgtcactacagacaccctggtttgaatccaggctgtatcacaaacggccGTGATTAAGAGTCCCATAGGacgccgcacaattggcccagcatcgtccgggttttgtcaggtgtaggccgtcattgtaaataaaaatttggtctcaactgacttgcctagttaaataaaggttagaaaCACTAGCAAATTGATAGTGTGCTTACTGGtatttccctctctttctgtcagaACTGTGTGTATTACTGGtgtttccctctctttctgtcagaACTGTGTGTATTACTGGACCTTCTCGGCATGGTTGGCCTTCTACATCAACCATCCACTGTACACGCCTCCATGTAAGTCCTCTATCATTCAGACCGACCACTCAGACCGACCGACCACTCAGACCGACCGACCACTCAGACCGACCGACCACTCAGACCGACCGACCACTCAGTCCGACCGACCACTCAGTCCGACCGACCACTCAGTCCGACCGACCACTCAGACCGACCGACCACTCAGACCGACCGACCACTCAGACCGACCGACCACTCAGACCGACCACTCAGACGACCGACCACTCAGTGGCTCAACAAGACTTACAGTCCCTCCTCCACTCTATATATACGTAGGTACATCTGAATAATAACAAGATGACTTCTCTCAACCAAACATCCAACTAACCAATGGTTTATGTCTCTCCACAGCGTATGGAGACATGCAGGCGAACTACGCACTGGCTATATTTGTGGTACGTATTGGTTGACAAAACACCCGATGAGGGTGATGAACACGAGAAATAATTATGACTTTGACGTGTGTTAAACGGGATATGTGTTTTATGTTTTGAGTGCAGCTCTGTGAGGCTGGTAATTTCTCCATTCACGTGGCCCTCAATAACCTCAAGGCAGAAGGTGGGCCCAAGTGCAGAAAGTTCCCTCGCCCGACGAAGAACCCATTCACGTGGCTCTTCTTCCTCGTGTCTTGCCCCAATTACACCTACGAGGTAAGGATGAAGGCTATAAACCATATAAATAGATCCTGTTTCTATGGCTACGACGTGTTGTGACTATATGGTTGTGGTTTCTGAAATGATCAATGGTGTTACAGGTTATCGATATTTCTTTCATTTAGGTAGGAGCCTGGGCAAGTTTCTCTGTTATGACCCAGTGTCTTCCAGGTCAGTCGATTTAGATccattttataaatgtttactaaTTTCAGGTTTATTTCCCATATTTAATGAATACTTCGGCAATTTTACTCACTCACGCATGTATATTCCCactactcgtgtgtgtgtgtgtgtgttgcactgtGCTGCCACTAAGGTACAATCTGTTATTGATCTGTCTCTCCACAGTGGCCTTGTTCACCTTCTTTGGTTTGATCCAGATGACCATCTGGGCCAATGGGAAGCATAAAGCCTACACCAGGGAGTTCAAGGACTACCCACACCTGCGTATGCCAAttatcccactcctcctctgaCCACACGACAAACATTCACCATTCTGACTGAGGAGTATTAGAGGCATCAACCTGCCTGAAACGCTGTTGGAGATCGATGGGTTACTGTATTTCTCACAAAGCACGAAGACCCCATTGgctgttcttcttcttcttctagcGTCATGGCAATGGTCTGTTATCTTTTCAACAACTATCAAGGACAGAATTCACAGAAAGGATTGTGTCATCACTGTTGTGGATTGTGTATTGATTATGTTTCATTCAATCTTTGAGACGCAGCTATATTGATAAGTTATTTATATGATATATTTTACCGATCAGGATGATTGATTGACTGTTAAGACGCAGCTATATTGATAAGTTATTTATATGATATATTTTACCGATCAGGATGATTGATTGACTGTTAAGACGCAGCTATATTGATAAGTTATTTATATGATATATTTTACCGATCAGGATGATTGATTGACTGTTAAGACGCAGCTATATTGATAAGTTATTTATATGATATATTTTACCGATCAGGATGATTGATTGACTGTTAAGACGCAGCTATATTGATAAGATATTTATATGATATATTTTACCGATCAGGATGATTGATTGACTGTTAAGACGCAGCTATATTGATAAGATATTTATATGATATATTTTACCGATCAGGATGATTGATTGACTGTTAAGACGCAGCTATATTGATAAGATATTTATATGATATATTTTACCGATCAGGATGATTGATTGACTGTTAAGAGTCAGCTATATTGATAAGTTATTTATATGATATATTTTACCGATCAGGATGATTGATTGACTGTTAAGACGCAGCTATATTGATAAGTTATTTATATGATATATTTTACCGATCAGGATGATTGATTGACTGTTAAGACGCAGCTACTGAAGGATCAGATGCTGTTGGCGTTCTTCGTCTTCAGACGGTGGAAATAATCCCAAATTATTAAATTATGAATATACGATTGGAGTTACAGTATATATAATCTaccatgttattttgtaataAGTTATTGTGCATTTCCTAGAAGAAAAGAGAGTTTGTAACTTGTTACGATATACCTGTTTAGGAAGTCCTCTTGGAACAACATTTGTTACGGCTGAAGTGTATCAGAGCTATTTTCAGTTTACAGAGTAAGTAGAGAAGGGAAAATGGAATTGGTTAACTGAGAAGTGATCTAGAAGCATAGAAATGGAACTTTAGCAAATGTTCTAAGTTTTACATTTGTTTATTTTCCACCTCTACAATGAAGCCGCATTCGTTTGAAAGTAGCAAAACGACCTGATGATTCTAACTTTGGGAGAAAGCTGAGGCTAATTTAGTTATGCATTACTTATCTATCGTTCAAACTAACTACAATCTGTCAAATTCTCAGGTGTTACTAGATGTAAGGGGTAGTACTGTTGCATCCTGTACAAATTAGAGACAAACTAATTTGTCTACAAACTTGTTTTGTATACAAAGTGTacaaatgaaataaataattgtgaTCATTTAAAAGAGACTAAAAAGAGACTAAAATCTTTTATCTAAAAGAAGAGTCGTGCATATTTCAAAAATAATTAATCATTGTTGAGATAATATTTTTGAAATTATTATCTCAGACAATTCAATAATCTCTCATTTGCAAACAAAACAGTTATCTTGCATTTGCATAAAACGTCAAAATTGTATGCACAGAAGAAAGCTTAATGGTTAAACAACATATAGGCTTACAAAATCACATCATTTAAATGGGAATTCAATAGCAACAAATGCTTTTAACAGTCATTTGGCCAGTGTATTAGGTACACCAACCCGTTCACACAAATATTTTgatcctacagacagtgagacacgtggcttgctatataaagcagacagacaggcatcgaagcattcagttactgtttgattgaacgttaGAGTAgacaaaacgagtgacctaagcgactttgagcgtggtatgatcgtcggtgccaggctgACCGGTTCCAGTACCTCAGAAACGTCCGGCCTCCTTGGCTTTTGACATACGGCAGTGTTTACGGCAGGAGTACTCAACCCTACGGgatccggagcctgctggttttctgttctacctgataatgaattgtcccaggtctaaatcagtccctgattagaggagaacaatgaaaaaatgcagttgaactggcttccaggtccagagttgagtttgaggggtgtAGAGTTTACCGGAAATGGTGTGCGACAAACAAAacacatccagtcagcggcagtcctgtgggtgaaaacagctcgttgacgagagaggtcgaaggagaatggccagagtcgtgcaagctaacaggcggaaCACAAACAGACAAAAAACGGCggagtacaacagtggtgtgcagaacggcatttCGGAACGTACAACTCGTCAACCCTTGTCACGGGTTCtcctcctatcagctaaaaacaagaagaacacTTTTGGTCGGGCCTTACAAAGACTAGGGCAAAGCAGTTGGCTAGGTATTGCTCTGTTTCAGttgtcgtgggcagcctagctgtttggagaaggaggtactgctctgtttcagcttgtgttggcagcctagctgtttggagtgCTAACGGAGTGTACTATGCTCTGTTTCAGCTatcgtgggcagcctagctgtttggaaaggagtactgctctgtttcagctgtcgtgggcagcctagctgtttggagaaggaggtactgctctgttttcagctgtcgtggcagcctagctgtttggagaaggaggtactgctctgtttcagctgtcgtgggcagcctagctgtttggagaaggaggtactgctctgtttcagctgtcgtgagcagcctagctgtttggaaaaggaggtactgctctgtttcagctgtcgtgggcagcctactgtttggagaaggaggtactgctctgtttcagctgtcgtgggcagcctagctgtttggagaaggaggtactgctctgtttcagctgtcgtgagcagcctagctgtttggagaaggaggtactccctgtttcagctgtcgtgagcagcctagctgttaggagaaggaggtactgctctgtttcagctgtcgtgagcACCCTAGCTGTTAGGAGAGGAGGTActctgctctgtttcagctgtcgtgagcAGCCTAGCTGTTAGGAAAGgagtactgctctgtttcagctgtctggAGCAGCCTAGCTGttaggagaaggaggtactgctctgtttcagctgtcgtgagcagcctagctgttgggagaaggaggtactgctctgtttcagctgtctgggcagcctagctgtttggagaaggagtagtctgctctgtttcagctgtcgtgagcagcctagctgtttggagaagaggtactgctctgtttcagctgtcgtggcagcctagctgtttggagaaggaggtactgctctgttttcagctgtcgtggcagcctagctgtttggagaaggaggtactgctctgtttcactgtcgtgggcagcctagctgtttgagaaggaggtactgctctgtttcagctgtcgtgggcagcctagctgtttgagaaggaggtactgctctgtttcagctgtcgtgggcagcctagctgtttggagaaggaggtactgcctgtttcagctgtcgtgggcagcctagctgtttggagaaggaggtactgctctgtttcagctgtcgtgagcagcctagctgtttggagaaggaggtactgctctgtttcagctgtcgtcagcctagctgtttggagaaggaggtactgctctgtttcagctgtcgtgggcacccagctgtttggagaaggaggtactgctctgtttcagctgtcgtgggcagcctagctgtttggagaaggaggtactgctctgtttcagctgtcgtggcagcctagctgtttggagaaggaggtactgctctgtttcagctgtcgtgagcagcctagctgtttggagaagaggtattgctctgtttcagctgtcgtggcagcctagctgtttgggaagaggtactgctctgtttcagctgtcgtgggcagcctagctgtttggagaaggaggtactgctctgttttcagctgtcgtgggcagcctagctgtttagAGAAGGAGGTATTGCTCTGTTTCAGttgtcgtgggcagcctagctgtttggagaaggaggtactgctctgtttcagctgtcgtgagcagcctagctgttaggagaaggaggtactgctctgtttcagctgtctgtggcagcctagctgttggagaaggaggtactgctctgtttcagctgtcgtgggcagcctagctgtttggagaaggaggtactgctctgtttcagctgtcgtgagcagcctagctgtttggagaaggaggtactgctctgtttcagctgtcgtgggcagcctagctgtttggagaaggagtactgcctgtttcagctgtcgtgagcagcctagctgtttggagaagaggtctgctctgtttcagctgtcgtgagcagcctagctgttaggagaaggaggtactgctctgtttcagctgtcgtgagcACCCTAGCTGTttaggagaaggaggtactgctctgtttcagctgtcgtgagcagcctagctgtgtggagaaggaggtactgtctgtttcagctgtcgtgagcAGCCTAGCTGTTAGGAGAAGgagtactgctctgtttcagctgtcgtgagcagcctagctgttggagaggaggtactgctctgtttcagctgtcgtggcagcctagctgtttggagaaggaggtactgctctgtttcagctgtcgtgagcagcctagctgtttgagaaggaggtactgctctgtttcagctgtcgtgggcagcctagctgtttggagaaggaggtactgctctgtttcagctgtcgtgggcagcctagctgtttggaaaaggaggtactgctctgtttcagctgtcgtgagcagcctagctgttaggagaaggaggtactgctctgtttcagctgtcgtggcagcctagctgttggagaaggaggtactgctctgtttcagctgtcgtgggcagcctagctgtttggagaaggagtactgctctgtttcagctgtctgggcagcctagctgttagagaaggaggtactgctctgtttcagctgtcgtgagcagcctagctgtttgagaaggagtactgctctgtttcagctgtcgtgggcagcctagctgtttggagaaggaggtactgctctgtttcagctgtcgtgggcagcctagctgtttgagaaggaggtactgctctgtttcagctgtcgtgggcagcctagctgtttggagaaggaggtactgctctgtttcagctttCGTGGCAgccagctgtttggagaaggaggtactgctctgtttcagctgtcgtgagcagcctagctgtttggagaaggagtactgctctgtttcagctgtcgtgggcagccgctgtttggagaaggaggtactgctctgtttcagctgtcgtgggcagcctagctgttggagaaggaggtactgctctgtttcagcttcgtggcagctagctgttaggagaaggaggtactgctctgtttcagctgtcgtgagcACCCTAgctgttggagaaggaggtactgctctgtttcagctgtcgtgagcagcctagctgttaggagaaggaggtactgtctgtttcagctgtcgtgagcagcctagctgttagagaaggaggtactgctctgtttcagctgtcgtgagcagcctagctgtttggagaaggaggtactgctctgtttcagctgtctgggcagcctagctgtttggagaaggaggtactgctctgtttcagctgtcgtgagcagcctagctgtttggagaaggaggtacggctctgtttcagctgtcgtgggcagcctagctgtttggagaaggaggtactgctctgtttcagctgtcgtggcagcctagctgtttggagaaggaggtactgctctgtttcagctgtcgtgggcagcctagctgtttagagaaggaggtactgctctgtttcagctgtctgggcagcctagctgtttggagaaggaggtactgctctgtttcagctgtcgtgagcagcctagctgttggagaaggaggtactgctctgtttcagctgtcgtgagcagcctagctgtttggaaggaagaggtactgctctgtttcagctgtcgtgggcagcctagctgtttggagaaggaggtactgctctgtttcagctgtcgtgggcacctagctgtttggagaaggaggtactgctctgtttcagctgtcgtgggcagcctagctgtttggagaaggaggtactgctctgtttcagctgtcgtgggagCAGCCTAGCTGttaggagaaggaggtactgctctgtttcagctgtcgtgagcagcctagctgttaggagaaggaggtactgctctgtttcagctgtcgtgggcagcctagctgtttggagaaggaggtactgctctgtttcagctgtcgtgggcagcctagctgtttggagaaggaggtactgctctgtttcagctgtcgtggcaGCCTAGCTGTTTAGAGAAAggggtactgctctgtttcagctgtcgtgagcagcctagctgtttggagaaggaggtactgctctgtttcagctgtcgtgacAGCCTAGCTTGttgagaaggaggtactgctctgtttcagctgtcgtgagcagcctagctgttaggagaaggaggtactgttctgtttcagctgtcgtgggcagcctagctgtttggaaaaggaggtactgctctgtttcagctgtcgtgagcagcctagctgtttggaaaaggaggtactgctctgtttcagctgtcgtgggcacctagctgttggagaaggaggtactgctctgtttcagctgtcgtgggcagcctagctgtttggagaaggaggtactgctctgtttcagctgtcgtgaggcagcctagctgttggagaaggaggtactgctctgtttcagctgtcgtggcagcctagctgttggagaaggagtactgctctgtttcagctgtcgagCACCTAgctgttggagaaggaggtactgctctgtttcagctgtcgtgagcACCTAGCTGTTAGAGAagggtactgctctgtttcagctgtcgtgagcagcctagctgttaggagaaggaggtactgctctgtttcagctgtcgtgggcagcctagctgtttggagaaggaggtactgctctgtttcagctgtcgtgggcagcctagctgtttggagaaggaggtactgttctgtttcagctgtcgtgggcagcctagctgtttggagaaggaggtactgctctgtttcagctgtcgtgggcagcctagctgtttggagaagaggTACTGCTCGTTTCAGCTgtctgggcagcctagctgtttgagaaggaggtactgctctgtttcagctgtcgtgggcagcctagctgtttggagaaggagtactgctctgtttcagctgtcgtgggcagcctagctgttggagaaggaggtactgctctgtttcagctgtcgtgagcagcctagctgtttggaaaaggaggtactgctctgtttcagctgtcgtgagcagcctagctgttaggagaaggaggtactgctctgtttcagttgtcgtgggcagcctagctgttaggagaaggaggtactgctctgtttcagctgtcgtgggcagcctagctgttagagaaggaggtactgctctgtttcagctgtcgtgggcagcctagctgttgagaaggaggtactgctctgtttcagctgtcgtgagcagcctagctgttggagaaggaggtactgctctgtttcagctgtcgtgggcagcctagctgtttggagaaggaggtactgctctgtttcagctgtcgtgggcagcctagctgtttggagaaggaggtactgctctgtttcagctgtcgtgggcagcctagctgttgtggagaaggaggtactgctctgtttcagctgtcgtgggcagcctagctgtttggagaaggaggtactgctctgtttcagcgtcgtgggcagcctagctgtttgagAAGGAGTACTGCTTTTCAGCTGTCGTGAGcactagctgtttggagaaggaggtactgctctgtttcagctgtcgtgggcagcctagctgtttggagaaggaggtactgctctgtttcagctgtcgtgtcAGCCTAgctgttggagaaggaggtactgctctgtttcagctgtcgtgggcagcctagctgtttagagaggaggtactgctctgtttcagctgtcgtggcagcctagctgtttggagaaagAGGTATTGCTCTGTTTCAGttgtcgtgggcagcctagctgtttggagaaggaggtactgctctgtttcagctgtcgtgagcagcctagctgttaggagaaggaggtactgctctgtttcagctgtcgtgggcagcctagctgtttggagaaggaggtatgctctgtttcagctgtcgtgggcagcctagctgtttggaagaaggaggtactgctctgtttcagctgtcgtgggcagcctagctgtttggagaaggaggtactgctctgtttcagctgtcgtgagcagcctagctgttggagaaggaggtactgctctgtttcagctgtcgtggcagcctagctgtttgagaaggaggtactgctctgtttcagctgtcgtgggcagcctagctgtt
The window above is part of the Salvelinus namaycush isolate Seneca chromosome 7, SaNama_1.0, whole genome shotgun sequence genome. Proteins encoded here:
- the LOC120050274 gene encoding very-long-chain enoyl-CoA reductase-like is translated as MKVEVLDGRTRQQLCFLDKVEPHVTIGEIKRLFHKSYQQLYPARQDLKLDPKGKSLKDDDVLQNLPVGTTATIYFRDLGPQIGWTMVFLAEYIGPLFIYLLFYFRVPYIYSQQDAFTSSSNSVVTLACACHTCHYIKRLIETIFVHRFSHGTMPLRTIVRNCVYYWTFSAWLAFYINHPLYTPPSYGDMQANYALAIFVLCEAGNFSIHVALNNLKAEGGPKCRKFPRPTKNPFTWLFFLVSCPNYTYEVGAWASFSVMTQCLPVALFTFFGLIQMTIWANGKHKAYTREFKDYPHLRMPIIPLLL